From the Triticum urartu cultivar G1812 unplaced genomic scaffold, Tu2.1 TuUngrouped_contig_6569, whole genome shotgun sequence genome, the window CTGGGAATCAAATACTAAGGCATTTCTTGCAGGCATAAGAATCTAATAATGTTTCAACGGATGTGTATTTTTCTGACATTAGTTCCTCATTGAGCTGTCCCTTTTTTGTTCTTGCAGATGCTTGGCAATATACTAGTTTTTGCCAAGACTACCCCACTAAACGAAAAAAGTTACGTTGTCCGCTGCCGAATGAAATGCTAACAGCAAAAATGGAAAGCTACAGTAGCCACGCCAAGCATATATAACATTGGGGAGGAAAGCACCCCGCATCAGGATCACATAAAGGAGTTAAAACGATCAAAAAGGTCATGTTCCCGAAGTTCACTTCCAGTTTCTTTCTCCATAATCTTCTGTTAGTCTTCTCTCAATCTTCCTCCATTTCTGCTCCATCATCTTGAATTTCAACTAATTTCACTTATTTCTTTTTAACCTTGACCAGGATTGAATTTATGCACTGAAGTTGAATGAGATGTTGGTTGACACGCACTGTAAGATCGTGCTAGCTCTATGTCTGCTATGAAATGTGTACTGCTTAGAAATCTTGCTGCTAGTATGTATCCCCTCAAACTAAATGAATGATACTGCTCAGCTTTGACTTCATGAATGAGGAATCTTGGTCATTGCTCTACAACTGCTGGGGCTTCGTTCTTTTTTGATGGGACATTTTCACTGAATCAAACACGGTCTTTGCACCAAGGCGTTCGAGATAAAATAATTTAGTCTGGCAAACAGGTAAGCAACCTAAAATATCTGTGGCTTGTTCTTCGCGTGGTTTTCTTTCACTCCTAGTGTTTTTATGGTTTATTAGTATTAATTGCTCTCAGTTTGTTGATAGGCATCTAGCTGGGTTACTTACTGGCCTTCCCAGTAAGCATGTATGTGAATATTCTAACCAGCAAGTGACCTTGTATCGTGAAGGCACGGTTCTCGGTCACTAAACTATGCTGTGCTTAACCTATTCTATAAGATGCCCTGGAAAAGTAGGTCTCTGTTTGGAAAACCAGGTTATAATCTAGTGAACTCTCTGAACAGCAGACTAAAAATACTACAGTTACCACGTAGTCGGATATATCTATCCTATTTTCATGCTAGCCAGAACAAGATTTTTAAACTCCTTTTCTGCGGATTATACCAAAAGCATGCACTGGAAACCGTAAAATATGGAAAAGTAACAGGATTTTACACAAGCAACCGGTGTGCCGAAAATTAGAGTGAAAGGCCACGTTCCTTCAACAGCTACGATTTGAATTATTTGCTACAAATTTCTTATTTTTTTTATATCCGTCCGTCATAACCACTCCTGTGAATCAAACTGCTACTCGTGTCTGTTTTTACTCCCTGAGCAGGTGCCGACGAGCTCCATGTGTGAGTTGTGCCTGCCTAGTGCAAAATAAGTTTATTTGCAAATACTGGATATTCAGATTGGAATAAATGTCATGGTGGATATTACTAGTTCCAAGCATTTTTCTTCCTGATGTTTTGCTAATGCAGATGAAACCTAGTACAGGGGAGTTTACATTTTGTCATGTTTTGAGTGATGGCCATGGTGCCGAAAATCCCGCCACAAGCATCAGATTGCGCTTTTTTGTGTTTATATAAAGTTTGTTTCTGAATAAATATGGTTGGAACCCAACTGACGTAACTGCCTGTCTATATGCAGCGGATATTTCATTTCGTCTGCTCAAAACTGTCCCAAATTGCCTACCAGCAGACTCCATCAGATCCTCTCCCCTTCCGTGCAGCAAATCTGACATGGGCGTATCAACTGCCAACTGCCAACTGCCAACTGTCTACTGTCAACTCCTTTCAGGCAGTTGCACTAGTGAATCAAAAACCAAAACAGGCCCGGCCGGGATGCCTCGACAGGAGAGGCATTAATGAGACACGAGCTGCTCACTTAAATGATGAGATCCAGACACCTCATAGCACAAAGAAAAAACATAAATCAATGGACCTGTCACATACTGGCGTGCTGCTCTGATCCACAGACAGGCCCATGGAGACTCTCCTCTGCATCTAATACAAAcctgaggcttgtgttttcagcGTGCACCTTGTTCAGGCAGGCCCATGGAGATCCGGACCAAGGACAACGCATGGCGCCTGCTGCTCGTGCTCTTCCTCGGCCAGCTCGTGGCCTTCTCCATGGCAGCCTGCAGCTTCGCCTCCTCTTTCATTGCCAATCTCGGTACCATCCTTCTCAGCAATCTCCATAGATCCCAAATTATCATTCCTGCAGAACTCGCTAATCTTCTTACTCAATGACCCATCTGCCGCATTGGCCTGATTCCTACACAAGAAATCATCGCTCGGTAAAGCATATAATTCCATGTTTTTATGCAGGAGTTGATGCACCACTTGCGCAATCATTCTGCACACATCTCCTGTTGACCTTAGTTTATGTGCCAATCCTCTTGCATCGACGACACAAGCTGCGGGTGAGCGTAGCTGCATGAAAATCAACCATGGAGCTTATGCGATGTGGTTTCACGTCTCACTGTGTTAGCCGCTCCTGTCTTGCAGATACCTTGGTATTGGTACTTAGTGCTGGCCTTCGTCGATGTCCAGGGAAATTATCTGGGTGAGTACAACAAGCAACACGCATTTCAGTTAGATAGTAAATGCAATCCTTGCTCCTGATGATGTACATATATAACCATCTTATAAACTTCCGTTGCAGTTACTGAGGCGTACCAGTACTCATCCATCACCAGCGTAACATTGTTGGATTGCTGGACTGTTGTATGGGCTATCATACTCACCTGGTACGCACTAGGCACGAGATATTCTTTCTGGCAATTTCTGGGGGCAGGGACCTGTGTGGCTGGGCTAGCACTTGTGCTCCTTTCAGATGCAAAAACTCCAGATGCGCAAGGTAAGGGCAACTCTAATACATCCCTAAAACATAGCGCCCAAAAGTTACTGGGTATTGAACGGTGGATTCTAACCCATCCCCAAAACTTAGTCCTGAAAAGGCTGTTTGTGCGTTGAATAAAAGCTCTACAACTTATACGAGCCATCAGATATTTGCTAACAGTTATAGCAACCATGATGGCAAACAATGCGAAGTATAATAAAGCACCAAAGGCAATCATCGTATCCCTAGAATTCAGCTGCTCTTTCTGCATCATTCCCATCATCCTCCTTTCTTGTTGTTGCCTAAAATTTTCTCCTCTCTAGGTTGTTATTCTTTATGGCAAGATCCTGTCGGGTGACATTTTTTGCCCTGCCTTCCCATTCATTCAACCCACTTCACATATGAGTAGGGTGCAAGAGGCAGCTCGCCATAA encodes:
- the LOC125530803 gene encoding solute carrier family 35 member F2-like isoform X2 yields the protein MEIRTKDNAWRLLLVLFLGQLVAFSMAACSFASSFIANLGVDAPLAQSFCTHLLLTLVYVPILLHRRHKLRIPWYWYLVLAFVDVQGNYLVTEAYQYSSITSVTLLDCWTVVWAIILTWYALGTRYSFWQFLGAGTCVAGLALVLLSDAKTPDAQDPNKIPLLGDALVIAGTVCYAFSNVGEEYCVKKNDRVEVVAMLGLFGVLVSTIQILIYERKIVEAIVWSPTMISLFAGYGIAGFMFYTITPFVLKMSGATLLNLSLLTSDMWAVAIRVFFYRQQHSQLWPLD